The segment AGCATTATTGAGGATAAGGAGCCGCCGGTTACCTTGGAAGATGGCAGGCATTCGGTAAAGCTCGTTGAAGCAATCTATAAGGCTGTTAAAGAAAAGCGTGTTATTTCAGTGGGTTGACCTAGTTAGGAGGGCTAAATGACCGGCGCTCGGCTGATGTATAATATGACCGTTAAAGAAATAGCTGAGGGTCTCAAGGAAACGCAGACCGTAATCATCCCTGTGGGAGTTGTTGAGCAACACGGTTATCATTTGCCAATAAGCGTGGACATTCATAACGCCGCAGAGATAGCTAGGCTGACTTCCGAAAAAACTGGTTGTTTTGTGACACCTCCCGTTCATTACAACTTTTCGGGTGGAACCCTTCCTGGGACAATTAACATCAGCCCACAAGTGTTTTCCCTCCTTCTTATGGACATCCTTCAGAGTTTAGTAATGCAAGGTTTCAAAAACCTCATCATACTCCTTGGCCATGGTGGGACAGAAAGTTGTGCAGCAGCTAGGGATGCCGCCTTGCAGTTCCAGCGGCTTCGCCCAGAAATGCCTGGTGTAAATGTGCTTCTAGTGCCTTTCTGGGAGCTTTCGGATACTTACTTGTATTACTTTGCCAAAGGTGACTACCATGCCGCCCTCATGGAGACGTCGCTAATGATGTATTGGAAGCCCGAACTCGTGAAGATGGATCAAGCGTGTTATGACGATTCAGAAATGCTTGAAGCTATGCGCAAAGACCCTGATGCCTATGCACAGAAGCTAAAGAACA is part of the Armatimonadota bacterium genome and harbors:
- a CDS encoding creatininase family protein; protein product: MTGARLMYNMTVKEIAEGLKETQTVIIPVGVVEQHGYHLPISVDIHNAAEIARLTSEKTGCFVTPPVHYNFSGGTLPGTINISPQVFSLLLMDILQSLVMQGFKNLIILLGHGGTESCAAARDAALQFQRLRPEMPGVNVLLVPFWELSDTYLYYFAKGDYHAALMETSLMMYWKPELVKMDQACYDDSEMLEAMRKDPDAYAQKLKNIDARFVVPRVVQDPRVKVGVMGDFAGASAELGKRVAEECVSALSSIIREVEQV